The bacterium genomic sequence CCTGTGCCTTACCAAGAGCTGTCAAGGTAGAAAATCAAGAGGTGATTTGCTGGAACTGTGGAGACTTCTCGATAAATAAAAAATATAGAACTCTTGGTGTGGCGATTAAATTAAGAAAAGCGGCAAAAGAATGTGTGGATAAAGGAATCGTCCCGTTTTTATATGCCCATCCTAATGATAAAATGCTGGTAGTTCACCTTAAAGTAGGTCATACTGTTATTGGCAAAATGTTTCGTTATGCAAAATTATTAAAGCTTAATGCTAAGATTGAGGAGAGATGGGGTAAAAATTTTCGTTGGGTAAGTAAAATTATTAATCCAATGATGAAATGGACAGGCACGGAAATATTTAGAAAAAGGATATACGAATTTACTATCACCACGGATAGATTTGGAGATGAATTTAATTCCTTTTTTGATGAAGTAAAAGGAAATTATCCCGTAATTGGCGTCCGAAGTGCAAAGTATCTAAATTGGCGATTCCGTGAACATCCATTGTATAATGTCGAAACTATTATATTGAAAAAAAATACCTCCATCGTCGGCTATCTTATCTTTATAACCGAAGCCGGTATTGTGCATATCAAAGACTTCCTTTACCTTAACGAGGAAGCAGGAATGGAACTTTTAAGTAATTTAATCATAGAATTAAGAAAAAGAGAGGTCTATTCTATTTCTGCCGGGCTACTTAACACAAATCCATTCATTAATATACTGAAGAAGTTTGGTTTTTCATTACGGCCAGATTCATCTTCAGTCATTGTGCATCCGAATTCTTCCTTTGAATTTGCTGATTTAGTTCTGGATGGAAGTAAATGGTTTATGACAGTTGGGGATAGGGATGTATGAAACATTTCTCGGTGGTGTCTGAAAATAACTCTAATAGTGAAATCTATGCAGATTTGGTGTCCAAAAGGGATTTCCTCCAAAGAGCAAAATGCAAAAAGCAAATATAAAAATTACATATCAAAATGTAAAATTATCTCTTTCCTTTCAGCGTTAAAATACTTGAAGCAAAGATATTACCAAATTCCTCCAACTCTTTGAGAAACCCTGCTACTTCCTCTTTGAAATTTGATTTGTAATTTTGCATTTTGATATTTAATATTTAATATTTGATATTTAATATTTATTTGTTGTCTCTCCCAAATCCTATTTTGCAGAATCCTATACACTATTTTAACCTTTATGCTAGATTAAGACATCACTCATTTTTCCTGCTTACCAGTTCATCCACATACAACAACCATCCTTCAAGCGTTTTATCTGGATAAATCTTTGAGAGTAATCTCAAATAGGTATTTACTTGTTTCTGGTGTTGTGCTGATTGGGGTTCACCGGATTTAAACTCAATTACCACCACTTTATCTTGCCAGACCAGAAGCCGATCTACTCGATACTGTTGACCACTTTCATCGACTATCTCCTTTTCGCAATAGATACTAATATCCGGTGCAAGCATAAACCATTTTCGCATCTCTTCTCTTTTAAAAAAATCTCTCAAGATAGGAATTATCTCCTGTTTATCTTGACTTAAAGTGCCAAACCTGTTCTCAATTTCTTCCTCCCATTGTTCCGATAGCCTTTCTATCCCCGCGAGAAACTCGTGAATAAATATTCCTCTCTCTTTAGCCTTTTTACGGCCAGTATCCCGCAATTCATCGATATTTATCTTTGGACGATAAAGTTTATCTTGCCATTCATTGACCTGGGGAGGATAGATATGACTTTTTCTCTGCTCTAAAGTTTTTGGAGTTTGAATAAGAGGTGAGCCAATCTCAAGGCGGGGTTCAAGAATTGGCACAGGTAACTTTTTATGACCTTTGAATTTCGGAAGAAAGATATAAAGTTCATCAATAGCACGGGTCAATGCCACATAAAATATATTTAGCCCTTCTATCAATTGGGCGGTGAATTCTCTCTCGTAAAGTTCCCTTAGTTTTGCAGATGCCTCTCGATATTTTTCAACAATACGATAAGGTATAATTCCCTCACCATCCTTTTCATAAATCTCATTAATTGTTGATTTTTCCAGATATGCAAATGGATAAATGACTACTGGAAATCCAAGCCCTTTTGCCTTATGGATGGTCATTACCCGAATGGCGTTGGCATAGCCGGGTAAAACCACCTGAAAGTCCTTTTTCTCCTCTTCATCTTTGTTCCAGCGGGCAAGAAACGACTTAAGGCTATTTTCCCCTTCTACCTCAGTGTTTTTCAACACCTCAAGCAATTGAAAAAAGAATCCTTCTTCATTTGGAAATTCCTGAAACACATTATACCCTTTCAAGATTTTGCTGACTAAATCATAAGGCGGCAGAAAGCCAACCATCTGAAAATAGTTTTCTAAATGCGACTCCCATACCTCCGGGAATTCATCGCGGAAAAGGGTGTAAAGAGCCTTTCTTTTTATTCGATTTTTAAGAAGAAAGGAATAAATCGTGAAATGAGTAAGCCCACTTGCCTTGAGGAAAATATCCCCTTGCAAAAAGCCTGCAAATGAAAGATTGTCAATGGGTGAGTTCAGGAATTTTAAGAAACAGACTATTTCCTGAATCAAGTGGTGTGAAGAAATGTCAAGGGTCATTTCTGAAGCCACGGCAATCCCTGCACCAGTTAAAACCCTGGTAACCCATGATGCCTCATCATTCGTTCTAACAAGAATGGTAACTTCCCCTGGAGAAAATCTATGGATTATTTTGTTCTGAATGACATCAACAAGATACTGTTCAATTTTCGGATATAATTCATCTTTATCCAATGGTTCATCTATCGACTCTATTCGGACATATCCACCTCTAAATTTCTCTTTTGATTTCTGTTGGCTATGGAGATAAGTTTCAAAGGGAATGGAGAGTTTTACCTCTTCTGCCCAATGGCTTAGATTTTCCTGGCAAAAGGTATTATTGACAAATTCAACGATATTCTCCCGACTTCGGTAGTTTATCTCCGGGAATTCTTCTTTAATTTTCTCTTTCTCTACGCTTGGGAAATTTGCTTTTGCCTCATCAAAAAGGGCACTTTCTCCCCCTCTGAAGCCAAAGATAGCCTGTTTTTTATCACCAACATAGAAAAGCGAACCTGTCTTTGAAAGTGCCTCTTCGATAAGCGGAAATAAGGTTTGCCACTGGCTTCGACTCGTATCCTGAAATTCATCTATAAAGAAATGTGCAATACGGTCACCGAGATGAAAATAAACTTCTGGAACAGCCCCTTCGTTTTCAAGGAATGTGTTCAACAGGATGTTCAGGTCTTCGATGAAGATGATTTGCATGTGTTTTTTAAAGGAATCAACACCTTCATCAAAATGGCTAATAATATCAATGAATGGGGCAAAACGGCAGTGCGCGGTCATTTCGGCAAGGGAAGATATACCCTGCCGAATCTCCTGCCATATCTTCTGATGGGAAGGGGTAATAATTGAACCTTTGTTACAAATCTCATTCACAGCATCCTTTAGAAACATTTTACTTTCCCAGGGTTGATAGTGAGCATCATTTCTGAAATTGTCAACGGCTCTCTTAAAGTGTGTATTAAACATTACCTTTTCCTTGCCCATTTCACAAAATCCTTCCACATCTTTGATAAGATTCGTTCGTAGTTTTTTTATATCTTCGCTTGTGCAAACTCTTTTTACCTTGAGTCCTTTTAGAACCTCCAGTTTTCTTAGACTACTGATATTTGTAAGGATTTCGTTCTTTATATTCCAGGTAATCCTTGAATTGATATGCAGAAGTTCATCGACAAAATTAAGGAAGATAGCCTCGAGGGGGGAATTATGATATACCTGAGAGAGAAGTTCATCAAGGGCAAAATTGAATGCCTGGGATGAGCTCATTTCTATTTCAAAATGTGGTGGAATCCCCAATTCAAGGGCAGAGGCAGTAGTTACTGATGTCAGAAAAGAGTCAATGGTTTGCACCTTAAAATCTGAATAATTATCAAGTAGTTCATTCAGTTTTTTTTCAGCTAATTCTTTGTTTTTAGAATCACCGAGAGCCATTTTCTTAAGGTCAAAAATGATTCTTTCCTTCATCTCACCAGCGGCTTTGTTGGTAAAGGTAATAGCCAGGATGTTGCGGGCAGAGGTTTTTATCTCTGGCGAAATGAGAAACTTTATATAGCGTTCAGACAGGGTCATAGTTTTCCCCGCACCTGCTGAAGCAGATATAACCAGAATATGTGGAAATTCCATATATTTAAAGTATAGCCCTAGTGCTCTGTCGCTACTCAATTGATGTGCTCCCTTGGCCTAATCATTACCCACATCTTTTAGTGGACAGATTAGATAGAAATTCCAAATTCCAAGCACCAAATTCCAAATAAATTCCAAATTCCAAACACTAAATTCCAAAGTTTATATTACAACGATGGAAATTCATTTAGACTTTTCGTAACTATTCACCACGAAGAGCACGAAGGGCAGGGAGATGTTACAGAACAAATCTCTTTATGCCTTCTTTCAATCTTTCCACATTGAAATTTATCAATAGACCAACCTTGATATTTGCCAATTTCATATATGTCAATATTTGAACTTCATGAATTCGATAATTCATCAAATTTCACTTCGTGCTCTCCGTGCCCTTCGTGGCGAATAGTTACCTTTATTCTCATCTTAAAATCTTTCGAGCCCAAAGACTCATTTGCCTCAATATAGTTTGCTCCAACTGAACCCGAAGCCCTAATTATTTGCTTTAGATATTCGATATTAGTAATAGTTTTAGGTAGTTTCTTACAGAATAAAGCAACCTCTTGAGCAAATTGATAAGTTCTTTCTTCTAAATCATATTGTTTGGAATTTTGAATTTTGGTCATTGGAATTTATTTGTATTTTGGAATTTGTGATTTGGAATTTTGCCACTCACTCCGCTCTCCTGCAATCTCTAATCTCCCGTTTATAGTTTATCCTTGCTTACCTCATCTTGTTACCCAACTTGTGGGTAAGGATTAGACCCCCGCCAGCGGGGGACAACGGCCAATCAATCACTTGAATAGCGACAGAGCACTAGAATAGATAAACTTCTTTATTTCTTAGTGTTTTCGTGGCTGAGTAGTTACAATTCCTGAGCATAAATTCAAAATAATTTGATGTATTTCTTCAACACTTTTTTGTCGGTTGATTATTTTCACCCTTGCCGATTCTTGTTTGCTGATTTCAAGGTAACCCTGTCGGACTCGTTGATGGAAGTCAAGTGCCTCTTGTTCAATTCTATCTCCCAGACCTGCCGTAGATAAAGTTTTAGCCATTTCCAATCCTTCTTGCGGGTCAACATCCAGAACAAAGGTTAAATCTGGCTTAATCTCCTGGGTAACCACAGCGTTAAGTTTTTGAATCAAATCTTTATTTAGCCCTCGACCATAACCCTGATAGGCCATCGTAGCGTCAATAAAGCGGTCACAGATAACTATTTTACCTGCCGCTAATGCTGGTTTTATTACCTCCTCGATATGTTGAGCTCTGGCAGATAAATATAGAAATAACTCAGTTAAAGCCGACATATTGGAATTCTCCGGGTCTAACAATATCTGCCTTATCTTATCACTAATCTTAGTTCCACCGGGCTCATAGGTATGAATTACTTCAAACCCTTTTTCTCGCAATGCCTTTGTAAGTAATTCTGACTGGGTAGTCTTTCCACTACCCTCAGTGCCTTCAAAGGTAATGAACATACTGAGACGATTCATTTTTATCATTTTACTCTAATTTTTTTTGGATTTTATCGACCTGCATGACCTTTTGCCGCACCATCTATAATGGTGTTGCTCAGATATAGCAATTAGCAATCGACTTTTTAACCAGGCTCGAGCTATATTTAAACAACACATTCATTCGTAGTGGTATATTATACCCAAATAAATTGAGTTTGCAAATATTTTGCTCTAAAAAGGGAGCAAGGATTTGAGGGGTCAAGGATTCAAGGGAGGTGAAAAATAAGGTGTTCACTCGCCCCCTGGATCCCTTGACTCCTTGAATCCTTTCAAGAAAGTTTTTGCAAACCTGTTTTCTTTGAGTATAATTATTCGGCATTAACCTCTTCTTCTGTAGAATACCCCAAAAAGTAATATTAACCACCTAAAATTATACAAAATTTACTATTTTTTGTCAATGTTTTTATTGACAAGTTGAGATAATAGTGATAAAATACAGAAAAACTGTATAATCACTTGTTAGACTAAAAGAGATTAAACCACGAAAGGCAGAGAGAACACGAAGTGAAATTTGATGAAATATCTAATAAAGTTAGCAAATATTAAAGTTGGCTTGTTGATAAATTTTAATGTAGAAAGGTTGAAAGAAGGCATAAAAAGATTTGTCTTGTCCAATCTTCGTGACCTTCGTGCTCTTCGTGGTAAAAGAACAGTCTAACAAAACAATGAACCTGACAGAGCAGATTATTTTATCGTTGGGCGGGCTACATGAAAGGGTCTAACATGCAAGACTATGAGCGCCAAGTCAAACTCAAGTTCAAGTTGCTTGCCACTTTCTACGATTTGTCCGATATACCCTTCCTATTGAACGGAAAGGGGAATCCTAGACGCGCCCTGGCACGGAAGATACCTAACGAGACTTTGCGTATCTTGGATGTATGCGTCGGAAGTGCAAACAGTGCGATAGCCGTCGCGGAAGCCAATGACCAAAACGAGATTATCGGGGTAGACTTATCCCCTGATATGATTGCTGTGGCTGAAAGCAAAATTCGGAGACGTGGCATACAGAATATCTTCATTCACCAAATGGACGCAACTAAGATGACGTTCCAAGATGGCGAATTTGATATTGCTATGATTTCGTTTGGGTTACATGAATTGGATTATGACCTGATGATAGACATACTGAAAGAGATGTGCCGTGTACTCAAAGAATCAGGTAAACTGTATCTCGTTGACTACGAGCGAGAAGATGGTCTCCTGAAGAATCTTGTGCTCTCCATTCATTTGAAGATTTTTGAGCCAAGCCATATGCCGCAGTTTCTCAAGTATGATTGGGTTGAGATACTGCAAAGCATAGGATTTCAAGTCACCGAGACAGAGAAGTACCTGTTCTCTAAACTGATTTGCGCTGTCAAGCAATCCAATGCGGAACTCACCGCCGCCCAACAAGCGGTTGCAGCCGACCGCCTTCGGCGCGGGTAAGCGTGGCGCACTTTGCCAGCAATCGTTCTGGTTAGCGTGGCGAATCTCGCCATAGTCGGCGGCGGCTGAACCGCAGGCCGTTAGACAAAAACAACTTTGGAGATTATCTATGATTTCTGAAAAAACAATTAAAAAAGCAATAGAACGATTGATAGAGGTAGCAAAGCCACAAAAGATATACCTATTTGGCTCTTATGCGCGTGGTGATGCTCGAGAACAATCTGATTTAGACTTTTTGATTGTTGAACAAACGATAAAAAGTCAACGAAAGGAAATGGTTTATCTCCATGATGCAATTCGTTCAATGTGTATTCCTGTAGACATTATACCTGTAAGCGAAGCTACTTTTAATGAATGGTCCAATGTGCCAGGTACTGTCATCCATAAAGCCAGAACTGAAGGACGATTATGCTATGAAAAATCGTAAACTTGCAGAACGGTTTCTGAGGCTTGAACCAAAAGGTAAGTGGGAAGCCATTAACTGGCAGAAAGTAAACACTGAAGTAAGAAGGCTGCAAATGCGTATTGCAAAGGCAGAGCGGGAAGGGAAATATTTACTTTTCCATGGTTTGAGCAATCAACTAAGATATTTGGTTATACTGCCGGGTTTTAGTAATAGAACCATACAGATGCTTGAGCCGTGTGCGGGGAAACTCGCTCGCACGATTCTTAGGGGGAAAGTGAGGCGAGAGCCTCGCGCTCTACCCGATTCCCCAGCTTCACATTGGGTTCTTGCCATGCAATGTCCTCCACTATGAGGTGAAATATGTGGAATTATCGAGTTGTACGGAAAAAACATATTTGCGTTGATTCAACAGATAATAAAGAAAGAGTGGACTACACATATGCCATACATGAGGCATACTACGACAAAGAAAGATATGTTGGAGCTATCACCAACGATCCAGTTGAGCCTTTCGGAGAGAATATCGAAGAGTTACGGCATTCATGGGTAATGATGGCAGAGGCATTCGGTCAGCCAATCCTTGACTATGACAATATTCCTGAGCCGGGATACGAGAGAAAAGAAGACTCCATGGGTTCTGCACTTGATGAAAGACTCAAAGAACTGGAAACTGGTAGCACTAAGCTAATTCCATGGGAGCAGGTAAAGAGGGACTTAGAAGAAAAATATGGGCAGTTTGACGAAGAGGGTATAGAAAATGGGTAGAAGAAGATAGGATAGAGAAAGAGAGGATACACACCGAAGCCTTTGTTGGCACACCGACAATAGAGGAAACTTATCAACAAAATTTATTCCGATTATCGTGAATATATACAACGAGATAAGACTGAAAACCCCTGGAAATATACAAAGGATGATTAACGAAAGGTTAAATAGGTAGCAAAAAATGGGCATGTTTAATTCAATATATGCTGATCTCTTGTGTCCTGATAAACAGGAGATAAGCAAAGATACGGAAATTCAAATTAAGTGGCAGAAACCAGAATCTCGTAGCCTCAATATTTATCATTTGGGTGACATATTGGAAGAGATTGAAAATGAATATAATAATAATTGGATTCGGAGGGACTACATTTGTAATACTTGCTCAAAACATACAAAAGGCTATAAAGGTAGACCATATATTAAAGTTGATGACCAAAAAAGGCATTATGTTTTTATTAGAATTGAAAAAGCCAGAATTTGTGATATTCTTACTGAAGAAGAATTCAGACAAAAGGGGATAAAGGAATTTGTTGACTATTGGTAAGATATAAAGCAGAAAGTCAGAGTCGGACATTGAAAGATGAGAGGAAAAATGAAACCAGAAAAGACGATAACTATCATGGCAGATTTTGGATTCGGTCCGTATGCGTGGCTTAAGGACGCTTCGGATGAAACAGATTATGTTGGTTTAAACATTGCAAATCGTGAAACTGGTATGACTGAATTTGATATCTCAAAACAGCTTGAAACAGATTTTGCCGAATGGATTACCCGCTTCGAACGACACGCACTGAACAACAGTGACTTCCCATGGGAATTGTTTCATCAAGATGGTCTGCTTCTTGCCAAAAGGCTCAAACAAGAAGTTGGAAATGTGGCTAATGTTGTGTATGTAAAACCAACGGAAGACCCTAATCACCAGGTCGAGGAGAAAACATGGATTGAATGAAGGAAGAAAAAGGAAAAAAGAGGAAAAGGGGAGAAAGGGAAGACTAATGTCACATTTTGAGTGAGTATTGACAAGAGGTATGGCTTAAGGCAATTTATCAGGAAAGTTTCGCTGAAGGGTTAGCAAAATCGAGGGGGCTTTTAGCCTCTTTGACAGTTGAACTTTTGATTGTATGGGTATAAATCATGGTTGTTCGGACATCACTATGTCCCAGCAACTCCTGAATAGTTCTGATATCGTAATTGGCTTGTAAGAGATGTGTGGCAAAGCTATGGCGGAAGGTATGGGCTGAAACCCGCTTCATAATCTTCACCTTTCTGACCGCCTGTTTAATTGCTCTGTGCACATGAGTCTCATATAGATGATATCTCTTTAATTCCTTTGAATCAAGAACAAAGGTCAACATTTTAGATGGAAAAAAACACTGCCAGATTAATTCCTTCCCACAATCCTTATATTTCTTTTCGAGCAAGCCAGTTATAAATGCGCCTGCGTAGCCTGCCTTGAGGTCATTCTGGTGCAACTCCTTCACTTTTTCGAGATGAACCTTTAATTGAGGTATAATTGTCTGTGGTAAAGGCACGGTTCTATCTTTTTGTCCTTTACCGTCGTGGACTGTGAGGATACCGGCATCAAAATTGAAATTGTGAAGCCGAAGATTCAGGCACTCAAACAAGCGTAAGCCACAGCCATACAACAACTTTACCACAAGGTCATAAGGATATGAAAGATGGGTAAAAATTGCTTCTATTTCCTCTCTGGACAAAACAACTGGTATATAGCGTCTTCTCTTTGCTCTAACATTATCCCGATGGTCGCCAAAATCCTTTTTTAGGACATGCCTGAATAAAAAAAGGAGTGCATTAAATGCCTGATTCTGGGTAGAAGCCGAGACATTCTGCTTGACAGCTAAATATTTAAGAAATTCTTGGACATCCTGGGAAGAAAGTGACAGAGGGGATTTGTTTTTGGTAAAAGTGTAGAACCTTCTCAACCACATTACATATACCCTTAATGTTTTCGGAGAATAGTGTCTTATTTTTATTTCAGCCAGCAAATTTGTGTAAATTTTCTTCCATTCTGAGGTTGAATCATTCTTCTGGATGGATTCTTCCTGAACCTGTGGTAAGGAAGATGATATTGAAATCCTTTCTACCATCTTCAAACTCGGCTGTCCATTTACATCTAAATTCATTTTGTTCTTATCCACTGGATTAACATTGGTCTCCAATACTTCGTAATAAAGATATACGGAATGAGCCGCTTGTTTTTGCTGTATTTGTGTCTGGTGTTTTTCCTGTAATTTCTTTATAAACTGAGCAAGATTTTCCCTATTTGAATATTCAAGGTTATATTTATGGCAAAAGTCAAAATAATACCTCAGCCATTTTTTATAATTGGTCTGCTCAGAAATAGGGATTGACTTTTTAGTCAGTATTGAGCTATAGTGGGCAAATACTTCTATTGGGATATTAATCATGCAGAATTCACTCCTTTCTTGATATCATATCAAAAGTAATGTTATCTTGTTAGATTATACAAAATTAAGTAAGATTTGTCAAATTTTTTCTTGACTTTTCTGATGGGTTTGTGATAAAATATAACAAAAGTGTATAATAACTTGTTAGACAGAGAGATATATTTCCAAGTTTGGTCAGTATATAAACGAGGTGCACGAAGTTACGTCATAAAAATACCACTTTGATTTGAGGAGGTAGTTTATGAATTCGATAATAATAACCGCCCTAAGTGCTCAGATAACTGCCATTTTGGTAGTCATATTTAGTACATTCTTTGCCAAAAGAAAAGAGACGCAGACAGGACGATCTAAATTCTTCGAATCACTGGATAAAAAGTTCGATATAGGATTTGTTAAAGATCGATCGGATATTGAAATACTCAAAAGTGCAATTGAGAGAGAAGCGGGTGCTGTTTACTCATTAGCTCCCCTACTTGAGGACTATCTTGTTCATCTCACTCACAAAGGTACTCAAGAATCAACTGATACTACTTTATCTGAGCGGTATCAAATAATTAAAGAAATAATTGTTCAGGAAAATGCAGACAAACCCTTTGCAGATGTTCCAGAAGAAGAAAGGCAGTTATTAATAAGAATACGAGACGGGACCCAACATAATGACAAAGAATCTATCTTATTCAATCTAAACGAATTAAGTTCCGTTATCTCGGTACGAACCAAAGATTATGAAAGAACCATGAAAACAAATAGATGGGCAGTGCCTCTTGCTGTAATTGGTTTACTTGCCTCAATTGTCTTTGGTGCATTTAGCTTGTTGAAATAATGCCCTATCTAACCAATCGCTGCACCTGACCCTCGCTTCACTCGGGCAGGTGAGCTTTATCGTTATGTGGGAAGAATATGATAAATTGATTGGGGGAAACAAATGAAAGAAAAGAATGTATGGTGCAAAATAATAGAAGCGGTTACTGCTCCACTTGGTTTTTTTGTTCTCGCTCTTTTGATTGTTGAATCTTTCTTGGCTATTGTCCTTACAGGTGGCAAACTAGAAAAAAACGATCAAATGATAGGCATTTACATTGGTATCGCTTTGTTCGTCTTTGTTACAATTCTTGTTTTTATATTAGTTTGGCACAAACCGAAAAATTTAACCTTTGATAAGGAGTCACACTTAATCGACCAAGGGAAGGCTCCCTTCGGAACAGACTCTACAACAGTTCTAAATAGGGACAAACTGTTGCCTACAGAAGCAAATGGAAAAGGAGGCAACTCATGAAAGCATACACAATAAATTATGATTTAAAAGCTCCTGATAGAAATTATGATGGTCTTTACGAAGCAATTAAAAAATCACCAAAATGGTGGCATTATTTAGAATCTACCTGGATTATTATTACAAATGAAACACCTAATCAAATATGGCAACGTATAGAGCCTTTTGTTGATAAAAATGATTATTTATTGATTATAGAAGTCCGAGATAATGTGCAAGGATGGCTACCTAAGGATGCATGGGATTGGATTCATACAAATGTACCTAGATAAAAGCACATAACCAATCGCTGCACCTGACCGCCAACAGTGTAGCGGTTTTGCAAAGTTCTGTGCCCTATTAAAGTTTAGTGGTTTTACAAAGTTTTGTGTCCATCCTGTTGGCGGCAGGTGAGCTCAATCGTTAGCTGCCATCACCCTATCAAGTGGAGAAGGAGAAGGGAGAAAGAATAGTGGCAGAAGGAACACCAGAGCCAGTATCTGCCACCGATACAGGCCAGTTTTGAAAAAAATGCTATCCGCTAAAGGTTGAGAAGATTTGAGAGGGAATGGTATAATATAAATTTATGAAGAAGAGCATAGACCATCTTTCTTTCAGAAAACAGAGGGAATTAGAGACTGTCGTCAGGGTCATTCGTAATGTAGTAAGGGTAGAGATGATTGTCTTATTTGGAAGCTATGCCAGGGGAGACTTTGTTGACTATGACTTTCGATACGATGCTGAAGAAGGACATTTCACCAGTTATGAAAGTGATTTTGACATTATGGTCATTGTCCAGGAAGAAAAGATAGCGGAAGATTTTAGGATTTGGGGAAGAATTGAAAATCAACTTAGACACAAAATCCCTACACCCGTAAAGCTCGTTACCGAAGATATTGAGCATGTCAATGAACAACTTTCAGTGGGCAGATACTTTTATGCTGAGGTCAAGAAAGAAGGCATACTCCTTTATGATTCAAAACGCTTTCAACTTGCAAGGGCAAGGAAGCTCACTCCAGGAATAAAAAAGGCACTGGCAGAGGAGGATTATAAGCTTTGGTTTCCAAAGGCAAAGGAGTTTTTTGTGAATTTCGAATTTAACTTTGAGAAAGGCTGGAATAATTTAGCTGCCTTTAACCTTCACCAAACCACAGAGTCTCTATACAGTGGTGCTTCCCTTGTCCTTACCAGCTACAAACCGAAGACGCACGATCTGGAAAAACTAACAAAGCGTATGGAAAAAATTGACTTGGATTTTAAAAAGATTTTCCCCCGAGAACAAGCTGAAGAAAAGCGCCTCTTTGAGCTTCTTAGGAAGGCCTATGTTGATGCAAGATACAAGAAATCATATAAGATTACCAAATCTGAACTGGAATACTTAGCGGAAAGGGTAAAGAAACTGCGTAGATTAGCCTTAAGAAAGAGCAGAGAGAAGATTAAAGAGTTTGAATTAAGCCCCTGATCTGCAATATCAAGTTGACTAAACCCTTTATTTGTAGGATAATTTAGCCAATACAACTTTCCTTACAGCAATATAAAGCTGCCAATAGGCAGTATAATCCTAGGTTAGCTAATATAAAAGAAACACAACGGGAGGTGGTAATATGGCAGTTACTATTCCATTAGATCAAATGACTACAGCAGAGAAACTTCTATCAATGGAGAATATATGGGATGATTTATGCCGAAGGGCAGATGAAATCTCTTCTCCGCCCTGGCATGGGGAGGTTCTCCAGCAGAGGGAAGAAAAAGTAAAGAAAGGGGTAGAGGAATTTACTGATTGGGAGAATGCCAAAGGGAAAATAAAAGAGTCTGTTTCATGAAAATCAAAATTCTTGAATCGGCATCCCAGGATTTAATCGAAGGCTACTGGTTCTACGAAAAACAGCAAGAAGGTCTCGGTAGTT encodes the following:
- a CDS encoding integron integrase — translated: MINIPIEVFAHYSSILTKKSIPISEQTNYKKWLRYYFDFCHKYNLEYSNRENLAQFIKKLQEKHQTQIQQKQAAHSVYLYYEVLETNVNPVDKNKMNLDVNGQPSLKMVERISISSSLPQVQEESIQKNDSTSEWKKIYTNLLAEIKIRHYSPKTLRVYVMWLRRFYTFTKNKSPLSLSSQDVQEFLKYLAVKQNVSASTQNQAFNALLFLFRHVLKKDFGDHRDNVRAKRRRYIPVVLSREEIEAIFTHLSYPYDLVVKLLYGCGLRLFECLNLRLHNFNFDAGILTVHDGKGQKDRTVPLPQTIIPQLKVHLEKVKELHQNDLKAGYAGAFITGLLEKKYKDCGKELIWQCFFPSKMLTFVLDSKELKRYHLYETHVHRAIKQAVRKVKIMKRVSAHTFRHSFATHLLQANYDIRTIQELLGHSDVRTTMIYTHTIKSSTVKEAKSPLDFANPSAKLS
- a CDS encoding HEPN domain-containing protein is translated as MKKSIDHLSFRKQRELETVVRVIRNVVRVEMIVLFGSYARGDFVDYDFRYDAEEGHFTSYESDFDIMVIVQEEKIAEDFRIWGRIENQLRHKIPTPVKLVTEDIEHVNEQLSVGRYFYAEVKKEGILLYDSKRFQLARARKLTPGIKKALAEEDYKLWFPKAKEFFVNFEFNFEKGWNNLAAFNLHQTTESLYSGASLVLTSYKPKTHDLEKLTKRMEKIDLDFKKIFPREQAEEKRLFELLRKAYVDARYKKSYKITKSELEYLAERVKKLRRLALRKSREKIKEFELSP
- a CDS encoding addiction module protein; the protein is MAVTIPLDQMTTAEKLLSMENIWDDLCRRADEISSPPWHGEVLQQREEKVKKGVEEFTDWENAKGKIKESVS